From Bradyrhizobium sp. 4:
CGACAGCCGCTGGCCGAGCTTCGGGAACAGCGTGAGCATCTTGTCGAGATCCTGCGCGATCGCCTCGCGGTCGTCGCGCACGAACGCCCCCATCAGGATGTTCTCGCGCACGCTCATGTCCGCGAACAGGCGCCGTGCCTCCGGCACCGAGGCGATGCCGCGGCGGACGATCTGCGGCGTGGTCAGTCCGAGCAGCGAGGCACCGTCGAAAGTCACCTCGCCCGAGCGTGGCTTCACCAGGCCCAAAATGATCTTCATCGTCGTCGACTTACCGCTGGCGTTGCCGCCGAGCAGGCAGACGATGTGGCCGCGCGGCACTGATATCGACAGGTCGAAATGCACCTGGGCCTGGCCGTAGAAGGTATCGACGTCGGTGAGCGCGAGCAGCGCATCGGGAGGCGAGTTCGTCATGCCGCGCTCTCCTGTTTCGTCGCGAGGCCGTGGCCGAGATAGGCCTCGATCACCTTGGGATCGCCGCGCACCTGTTCACCCGGGCCTTCCGCGATTTTCTTGCCCTCGTCCATGACGATGACGCGGTCGGACAGGCGCATCACCATTTCGAGCTTGTGCTCGATCAGCAAGATCGTCAGCCCTTCGGCCTTCAGCTCGGCGACGAGCCCCTGCATCTCCGTGGTCTCGGTCGGGTTCATGCCGGCGGTCGGCTCGTCCAGCAGCAGCAGACGCGGCTTCAAGGCGAGCGCACGCGCAATCTCGACGCGGCGGCGATTGGCGTAAGACAGGCTGTAGGCCGGCTGGTCGATGCGCGGCAGCAGCCGTTCGCCGAAGCGCGCGAGGACGACCTTCACCTCCTCGCGCAGCCGCTCTTCCTCCGCCTTGACGCTGGCGGGGCGCAGCAACGCCAACCCCAATTCCAGCAATGGCCCGATTACCGGCACAGCCGGCT
This genomic window contains:
- a CDS encoding ABC transporter ATP-binding protein, with the translated sequence MTNSPPDALLALTDVDTFYGQAQVHFDLSISVPRGHIVCLLGGNASGKSTTMKIILGLVKPRSGEVTFDGASLLGLTTPQIVRRGIASVPEARRLFADMSVRENILMGAFVRDDREAIAQDLDKMLTLFPKLGQRLSQRAGSLSGGEQQMVAMARALMSRPRMIVMDEPTMGLSPLYVDRVLELIRTINQEGVSVFMVEQNASLALEIAHEAYVLQTGKIVLSGSARALKDDPRIRDAYLGGSEAA
- a CDS encoding ABC transporter ATP-binding protein, producing MSTTMLSLRGLTRRFGGLTAVDAIDLDLAKGELISIIGPNGAGKTTLFNLVTGLDLPDAGMISFEDKDITGLSPERLAAAGIARTFQLGRVFGNLSVMDNVLIGAHTRLRAVKPAVPVIGPLLELGLALLRPASVKAEEERLREEVKVVLARFGERLLPRIDQPAYSLSYANRRRVEIARALALKPRLLLLDEPTAGMNPTETTEMQGLVAELKAEGLTILLIEHKLEMVMRLSDRVIVMDEGKKIAEGPGEQVRGDPKVIEAYLGHGLATKQESAA